A DNA window from Actinomadura coerulea contains the following coding sequences:
- the bla gene encoding class A beta-lactamase, whose translation MTTHSIRDRRLGAAALALTTIAGLAGCGSGADPDVRSAAPRGAASAIAVDPVQTKVTKQIGRLEATHHVRIGAFAIDTGNGRKVSHRPDERFAFASTFKAMACGAVLRKARRSDPGLLDRVIHYTKDDLVEYSPVTEKHVDDGMTVADLCHAAITQSDNTAGNLVLKQIGGPAGLTAFFRSLGDTVSRSDRWETDLNIWKPGELRDTTAPRPWAGDLRALTVGDALVPADRERLTGWMKATVTGDKRIRAGLPKNWTVGDKTGTGGVYGTANDIAIAWPPSGAPLIIVITTNGPTPDAETDDKAVAQTARVLAGALR comes from the coding sequence ATGACGACCCACAGCATCCGCGACCGGCGGCTCGGCGCCGCCGCTCTCGCCCTGACGACGATCGCCGGCCTCGCCGGCTGCGGTTCCGGCGCGGACCCGGACGTGCGGAGCGCGGCGCCGCGCGGCGCCGCGTCCGCGATCGCCGTCGACCCCGTGCAGACGAAGGTCACCAAGCAGATCGGCCGCCTCGAGGCGACCCACCACGTGCGCATCGGCGCCTTCGCGATCGACACCGGGAACGGGCGCAAGGTCTCCCACCGGCCGGACGAGCGCTTCGCGTTCGCCTCCACGTTCAAGGCGATGGCGTGCGGCGCGGTGCTGCGCAAGGCCCGGCGGTCCGACCCGGGCCTGCTCGACAGGGTGATCCACTACACGAAGGACGACCTGGTCGAGTACTCCCCCGTCACCGAGAAGCACGTGGACGACGGCATGACCGTCGCCGACCTGTGCCACGCCGCCATCACCCAGAGCGACAACACCGCCGGGAACCTGGTGCTGAAGCAGATCGGCGGGCCCGCCGGCCTCACCGCCTTCTTCCGCTCGCTCGGCGACACGGTGAGCCGCAGCGACCGCTGGGAGACCGACCTCAACATCTGGAAGCCGGGCGAGCTCCGCGACACCACGGCCCCGCGCCCGTGGGCGGGCGACCTGCGGGCCCTCACCGTCGGCGACGCGCTCGTCCCGGCCGACCGCGAGCGGCTCACCGGCTGGATGAAGGCGACCGTCACCGGGGACAAGCGCATCCGAGCCGGGCTCCCCAAGAACTGGACGGTCGGCGACAAGACCGGCACCGGCGGGGTCTACGGCACCGCCAACGACATCGCGATCGCCTGGCCGCCGTCCGGCGCGCCGCTGATCATCGTGATCACCACGAACGGGCCCACCCCCGACGCCGAGACCGACGACAAGGCCGTCGCCCAGACCGCCCGCGTCCTCGCCGGCGCACTCCGCTAG